A DNA window from Zingiber officinale cultivar Zhangliang chromosome 3A, Zo_v1.1, whole genome shotgun sequence contains the following coding sequences:
- the LOC122051979 gene encoding SPX domain-containing protein 1-like, translating to MSRKQKAVNLHHHLIQKTHRLILQCLVKILKNYDKRTGALIRQPFIEKVLQQPFFTTDLLYKLVKECVAMLDHLFPSNNLSISAECDGQNGVPKRAQLGGRVSELEEIKYMQSLYMKSTVVALRSLKQIRSKSSTVKTD from the exons ATGTCAAGGAAACAAAAGGCAGTCAATCTGCATCAtcatctaattcaaaaaactcatAGGCTTATCCTGCAAT GTCTAGTGAAAATACTGAAGAATTATGACAAGAGAACAGGAGCACTTATCAGGCAACCCTTCATCGAAAAGGTGCTGCAGCAGCCATTCTTTACAACTGATCTCCTATACAAACTCGTGAAGGAGTGTGTGGCTATGCTCGACCACCTCTTCCCCAGTAACAACCTGTCAATTTCAGCAGAATGCGATGGACAAAATGGAGTGCCAAAGCGGGCACAATTAGGTGGGAGGGTTTcggagttggaggagattaaaTATATGCAGAGCTTATACATGAAGAGCACCGTAGTAGCGCTGCGGTCCTTGAAACAGATTAGGAGCAAAAGTTCAACAGTCAAAACAgattag